Proteins encoded together in one Actinomycetota bacterium window:
- the trpE gene encoding anthranilate synthase component I yields MADKSIARNGRVGGRGIYRPSEEEFVSLARSHRVVTVSRTVSADTETPVTAFLKLARGEHAFLLESAEGGERWGRYSFIGREPQMVMSFREGALELPRGKGSPLEGVNPVSYLCELMAGFGSAWCGEELPFAGGAVGYLAYDLLPYLENIELHARGGLDVPEMMFMLTRCCAAFDHLTGRLILLCNVHVEEGGRDDVLREEYRRAISDLESMARDLGAGPPHRGAAEVYFLSEEADFNDASCNFSRAEYEAAVERAREYIHAGEAFQVVPSQRFTVPLRCSPFSVYRSLRSENPSPYMFFLRFGDLYLIGSSPEPMVRRRGDRVVIRPIAGTRPRGATPDEDRRLEEELLRDEKEQAEHVMLVDLARNDLGRVCAPGSVRVERMMEVERFSHVMHLVSEVSGRLRPGCGNFELLRATFPAGTVSGAPKVRACQIIDELEKDRRGPYAGAVGYISYGGDLDTCIAIRTIVARGGLAHVQAGGGVVADSVPAREYEESRNKARALLRAIRLAEAREGVLV; encoded by the coding sequence ATGGCGGACAAAAGCATCGCTCGAAACGGCAGAGTGGGCGGCAGGGGGATCTACCGCCCGAGCGAGGAGGAATTCGTGTCCCTGGCGCGGAGCCACCGCGTGGTGACGGTATCCCGGACGGTGAGCGCCGACACCGAGACGCCGGTGACGGCGTTTCTCAAGCTGGCCCGCGGAGAGCACGCCTTCCTCCTGGAGAGCGCGGAGGGGGGAGAGCGCTGGGGACGGTATTCCTTCATCGGCCGCGAACCCCAGATGGTGATGAGCTTCCGGGAGGGCGCCCTCGAGCTGCCCCGGGGAAAGGGGTCTCCGCTTGAGGGCGTCAACCCCGTCTCCTATCTCTGTGAGCTCATGGCCGGCTTCGGCTCCGCGTGGTGCGGGGAGGAACTTCCCTTCGCGGGAGGCGCGGTGGGATATCTCGCCTATGACCTCCTCCCCTACCTGGAAAACATAGAGCTGCACGCGCGAGGCGGCCTGGACGTGCCGGAGATGATGTTCATGCTCACGCGTTGCTGCGCCGCCTTCGACCATCTCACGGGGCGCCTGATCCTCCTGTGCAACGTGCATGTGGAGGAAGGAGGCCGCGACGACGTGCTGCGGGAGGAATACCGCCGGGCTATATCGGACCTGGAATCCATGGCACGGGACCTGGGCGCCGGCCCGCCGCACCGCGGCGCCGCGGAGGTCTACTTCCTCTCCGAGGAAGCGGATTTTAATGACGCGAGCTGCAACTTCTCCCGCGCCGAGTACGAGGCCGCGGTGGAGCGGGCGCGTGAATACATCCACGCCGGCGAGGCCTTCCAGGTGGTGCCCTCGCAGCGTTTCACCGTGCCCCTGCGCTGCTCCCCCTTTTCCGTCTACCGCAGCCTGAGGTCGGAGAACCCCTCCCCTTACATGTTCTTCCTCCGCTTCGGAGACCTGTACCTCATCGGCTCCTCGCCCGAGCCCATGGTCCGCCGCCGCGGAGACCGGGTGGTGATCCGCCCCATCGCCGGGACCAGGCCCAGGGGAGCGACGCCCGACGAGGACCGGAGGCTCGAGGAGGAGCTGCTGCGCGACGAGAAGGAGCAGGCAGAACACGTCATGCTCGTGGATCTCGCCCGCAACGACCTGGGTAGAGTGTGCGCCCCGGGATCGGTGCGCGTGGAGCGCATGATGGAGGTGGAGAGGTTCTCCCACGTCATGCACCTGGTGAGCGAGGTCAGCGGCCGGCTCCGTCCCGGCTGCGGCAACTTCGAGCTCCTGCGCGCCACCTTCCCGGCCGGCACCGTCTCGGGAGCGCCCAAGGTCCGCGCCTGCCAGATCATCGACGAGCTGGAAAAGGACCGGCGCGGCCCCTACGCGGGAGCGGTGGGGTACATATCCTACGGCGGAGACTTGGACACCTGCATAGCCATACGCACCATCGTGGCCAGGGGCGGCCTCGCCCACGTGCAGGCGGGAGGCGGGGTGGTGGCGGACTCCGTTCCCGCCCGGGAATACGAGGAGAGCCGCAACAAGGCCCGGGCGCTCCTCCGTGCCATACGCCTCGCGGAAGCGAGGGAGGGGGTGCTGGTATGA
- a CDS encoding aminodeoxychorismate/anthranilate synthase component II, giving the protein MSRVLLVDNYDSFTYNLAQALEVLGAEVVTVRNDAVPAGELPSFSPTHLVISPGPGIPAGSGVTLDAVRLFAGHIPVLGVCLGHQAIGQCFGARLVRAPRPVHGKVSLIAHDGETIFQGLANPFQATRYHSLMLTEVRPPLTVSARSEDGLVMAVRHRDLGIEGVQFHPESILTPEGGKLLANFIAMEVNGR; this is encoded by the coding sequence ATGAGCAGGGTGCTGCTGGTGGACAACTACGACTCCTTCACCTACAACCTCGCCCAAGCGCTGGAGGTTCTGGGAGCCGAGGTGGTGACGGTGCGCAACGATGCCGTTCCCGCCGGGGAGCTCCCCTCCTTCTCCCCCACCCATCTCGTCATCTCTCCCGGACCGGGGATACCCGCGGGATCGGGCGTCACCCTGGATGCGGTGCGGCTCTTCGCGGGACACATCCCGGTGCTGGGGGTCTGCCTAGGGCACCAGGCCATCGGCCAGTGCTTCGGGGCGCGCCTGGTTCGGGCTCCCCGGCCGGTCCACGGCAAGGTCTCCCTCATCGCCCACGACGGGGAGACCATCTTCCAGGGGCTGGCAAATCCCTTCCAGGCCACGCGTTACCACTCCCTGATGCTGACGGAGGTACGGCCTCCCCTTACGGTCAGCGCGCGTTCGGAAGACGGCTTGGTCATGGCGGTGAGGCATCGCGACCTCGGCATCGAGGGAGTGCAGTTCCATCCCGAATCCATCCTCACGCCGGAGGGCGGAAAGCTCCTGGCCAACTTCATCGCCATGGAGGTGAACGGAAGATGA
- the trpD gene encoding anthranilate phosphoribosyltransferase, whose protein sequence is MIAETIARVVAGERLSREEAYAAMLHLMRGEATDAQIAALLTALRMRGESAQELAGFARAMRDSATAISPSAAPLVDTCGTGGDRLCTFNISTAAALVAAGAGVFVAKHGNRGVSSACGSADVLEALGVNIEMEPGEVQECIETVGIGFLFAPRFHPAMRHVMRARREMGIPTAFNLLGPLANPAGVRSQVLGVGMEGRAPLVAEALAEMGARRAMVVRGEDGMDELSMTSPSRIWEVRNGEVHDYACDPRELGMEPCTLADLAGGSALENARIIRDEVLAGVKGPRRDAAVLNAAAALVVAGRAGDLEEGVELARRSIDSGAALQVLEKWIEFGESRASRAEHAGAAGGEGGRDVPG, encoded by the coding sequence ATGATCGCCGAGACCATCGCCAGAGTGGTGGCGGGGGAGCGCCTCAGCCGAGAAGAGGCCTATGCCGCCATGCTCCATCTCATGCGGGGAGAGGCCACCGACGCACAGATCGCAGCTCTCCTGACCGCCCTGCGCATGCGCGGAGAGTCGGCGCAGGAGCTCGCGGGCTTCGCCCGCGCCATGCGCGATTCCGCCACCGCCATAAGCCCCTCCGCGGCGCCGCTGGTGGATACCTGCGGCACCGGTGGGGATAGGCTCTGTACCTTCAACATATCCACCGCCGCCGCTCTGGTCGCCGCCGGAGCGGGGGTGTTCGTGGCCAAGCACGGGAACCGCGGCGTCTCCTCGGCCTGCGGGAGCGCGGACGTGCTGGAAGCCCTGGGCGTGAACATAGAGATGGAGCCCGGGGAGGTGCAGGAATGCATCGAGACGGTGGGGATAGGCTTCCTCTTCGCGCCCCGTTTCCACCCCGCCATGCGCCACGTCATGCGCGCCCGCCGCGAGATGGGCATACCCACCGCCTTCAACCTCCTGGGTCCGCTGGCCAATCCCGCGGGCGTGCGCTCGCAGGTCCTGGGAGTGGGGATGGAGGGCAGGGCTCCCCTGGTCGCGGAGGCCCTGGCGGAGATGGGGGCGCGAAGAGCCATGGTGGTGCGGGGCGAGGACGGTATGGACGAGCTCTCGATGACCTCCCCGAGCAGGATATGGGAGGTGAGGAACGGGGAGGTGCATGACTATGCATGTGATCCGCGCGAGCTGGGGATGGAGCCCTGCACCCTCGCTGACTTGGCGGGAGGAAGCGCTCTGGAGAACGCCCGCATCATCAGGGACGAGGTCCTGGCAGGCGTGAAGGGGCCGCGGCGCGACGCCGCGGTGCTCAACGCGGCGGCCGCCCTGGTGGTGGCAGGGAGAGCCGGGGACCTGGAGGAGGGCGTTGAGCTGGCGCGAAGGTCCATCGATTCCGGCGCGGCCCTGCAGGTGCTGGAAAAATGGATAGAGTTCGGGGAATCCCGCGCCTCTCGGGCAGAACATGCCGGCGCAGCGGGCGGGGAAGGGGGCCGGGATGTTCCTGGATAG
- the trpC gene encoding indole-3-glycerol phosphate synthase TrpC: MFLDRAAALARERVEAAMRRSPPRLLREACEELESPPSLAAAVRRSGGEGVGVIAEVKRSSPSRGSIRPGLMVEELVRAYERGGARALSVLTEPVFFAGSMRDLHEAVRASRLPVMRKDFIVHPYQLLEARAAGASAVLLIAALLDEKGLARMLDETRLLGLEALVEVHDEREAERALRAGASMLGINNRDLRTLRVDLDTTRRLASLIPAEAVLVSESGYSRAEEFAGLAELGVDAVLVGGHLAGSDDPEAALRELVRPAPPSPSDPFSGRGGERPGEAGAPIREIRAPARRDHGGEAR; the protein is encoded by the coding sequence ATGTTCCTGGATAGAGCGGCCGCCCTCGCGAGGGAGCGCGTGGAGGCGGCCATGCGCCGATCCCCTCCTCGCCTCCTGCGGGAAGCCTGCGAGGAGCTGGAAAGTCCTCCCTCGCTCGCCGCGGCGGTGAGAAGGAGCGGCGGCGAGGGGGTAGGGGTCATCGCGGAGGTCAAGCGCTCCTCCCCCTCCAGGGGCTCCATCAGGCCGGGGCTGATGGTGGAGGAGCTGGTGAGGGCATACGAACGGGGCGGGGCGCGCGCCCTCTCCGTCCTCACCGAGCCCGTTTTCTTCGCGGGCAGCATGCGCGATCTGCATGAAGCGGTGCGCGCATCGAGACTTCCGGTGATGCGCAAGGATTTCATCGTACATCCATACCAGCTCCTGGAAGCCCGCGCCGCGGGGGCGAGCGCGGTGCTCCTCATCGCCGCTCTGCTGGACGAGAAAGGGCTGGCGCGCATGCTGGACGAGACCCGGCTCCTCGGGCTCGAGGCGCTGGTGGAGGTGCACGACGAGCGCGAGGCCGAACGCGCCCTGCGGGCCGGCGCGAGCATGCTGGGGATAAACAACCGCGACCTTCGTACCCTGCGCGTCGACCTGGATACCACCCGCAGGCTGGCCTCTCTGATACCCGCGGAGGCAGTGCTGGTCAGCGAGAGCGGCTATTCGCGCGCGGAGGAGTTCGCGGGCCTCGCAGAGCTGGGTGTGGACGCGGTGCTGGTGGGGGGACACCTGGCGGGCAGCGACGACCCCGAGGCCGCGCTGCGGGAGCTGGTGCGTCCCGCGCCCCCGTCCCCGTCCGACCCCTTCTCCGGAAGAGGCGGAGAGCGCCCGGGAGAGGCGGGCGCGCCAATCCGCGAGATCCGCGCTCCGGCGCGGCGGGACCATGGAGGTGAAGCGAGATGA
- a CDS encoding phosphoribosylanthranilate isomerase codes for MRGDLIKVCGITRPEDALAAAEAGFHAVGMVFAESPRRVDPRIARKISSLLPPSVYRVGVFLGQTHAEVRGLMEYCGLDLAQIHRAEDTALPELLGERAVVALRPRRPEELEDLERYRGSYAVLIDAWHPELAGGTGIPCDWELAARAAREARVILAGGLSPDNVAEAIARVRPFGVDVSSGVESSPGVKDPLRLRRFARAAGEAFATLQEEDQREREPKGREGGGEGRRGTAPDARGEGLAPAR; via the coding sequence ATGAGGGGAGACCTGATAAAGGTGTGCGGCATCACCCGCCCCGAGGACGCGCTGGCGGCTGCCGAGGCGGGCTTCCACGCCGTGGGTATGGTCTTCGCGGAGAGCCCGCGTCGCGTGGACCCGCGCATCGCGAGGAAGATCTCCTCCCTCCTCCCTCCCTCCGTGTACAGGGTGGGGGTATTTCTGGGACAGACGCACGCCGAGGTAAGGGGATTGATGGAATACTGCGGACTCGACCTGGCGCAGATCCACCGGGCGGAAGACACCGCCCTGCCCGAGCTCCTGGGGGAACGGGCGGTGGTTGCGCTGCGCCCACGCCGCCCGGAAGAGCTGGAGGACCTGGAGAGGTACCGCGGTTCGTACGCGGTGCTCATCGACGCCTGGCACCCCGAGCTAGCGGGAGGCACCGGCATACCCTGCGACTGGGAACTCGCGGCCCGGGCCGCACGCGAGGCGCGGGTCATCCTGGCCGGCGGGCTGAGTCCGGACAACGTGGCCGAGGCCATTGCCCGCGTGCGCCCTTTCGGGGTGGACGTCTCCAGCGGAGTGGAATCGTCGCCGGGCGTAAAGGACCCCCTCCGCCTCCGTCGCTTCGCACGCGCCGCCGGGGAGGCGTTCGCGACCCTGCAGGAGGAAGACCAACGGGAGAGGGAACCGAAGGGACGTGAAGGTGGTGGTGAAGGAAGGCGCGGCACCGCGCCGGACGCGAGGGGCGAGGGGCTCGCGCCCGCGAGATGA
- the trpB gene encoding tryptophan synthase subunit beta, whose protein sequence is MQTGEKERHEGLDSRGCFGEFGGRFVPETLIAPLVELEEAYLRAREDAAFQRELHLYLRDYAGRPTPLYEARRLSRELGGATIFLKREDLCHTGSHKINNTLGQCLLARRMGKRRVIAETGAGQHGVATATAAALLGLECEVFMGEKDMARQELNVFRMELLGARVRPVRAGSRTLKDAVNEALRDWVSTSDHTHYCMGSVVGPHPFPSMVRDFQCVIGQEAREQHLQRCGRLPDCLVACVGGGSNSLGLFHPFLPDGVRMVGVEAGGTGSGPGRHGSTLCLGSPGVLHGARSYLLQDEDGQVLETHSISAGLDYPGVGPEHSFLKERGLAEYVSVDDREALRAVELLCRCEGILPALESAHAVAYAAALAAAMPKDSSLVVCLSGRGDKDVGTLITARGCAG, encoded by the coding sequence ATGCAGACGGGAGAGAAAGAGAGGCATGAAGGCCTTGATTCGCGGGGGTGCTTCGGGGAGTTCGGGGGGAGGTTCGTGCCCGAGACGCTGATCGCCCCCCTGGTGGAGCTGGAAGAAGCGTACCTGCGAGCCCGGGAAGATGCCGCGTTCCAGCGCGAGCTCCACCTCTACCTACGGGATTACGCCGGCCGTCCCACCCCTCTCTACGAGGCACGGCGCCTCTCGCGAGAGCTGGGAGGAGCTACCATCTTCCTCAAACGCGAGGACCTGTGCCATACCGGATCCCATAAGATCAACAACACCCTCGGGCAGTGCCTGCTCGCCCGGCGCATGGGGAAACGACGGGTGATAGCAGAGACGGGGGCCGGCCAGCACGGGGTGGCCACCGCCACCGCCGCCGCCCTCCTCGGCCTGGAGTGCGAGGTTTTCATGGGAGAGAAGGACATGGCGCGCCAGGAGCTCAACGTCTTCCGCATGGAACTCCTGGGCGCCCGGGTGAGACCGGTGCGCGCCGGCTCGCGCACCCTCAAGGACGCGGTCAACGAGGCCCTGCGGGACTGGGTGTCCACCTCCGACCATACTCACTACTGCATGGGATCGGTGGTGGGACCTCATCCCTTCCCCTCCATGGTGCGCGACTTCCAGTGCGTGATCGGGCAGGAAGCGCGGGAGCAGCACCTGCAGCGCTGCGGCCGCCTGCCCGACTGCCTGGTGGCGTGCGTGGGCGGCGGGAGCAACTCCCTGGGCCTTTTCCATCCCTTCCTCCCCGACGGCGTGCGCATGGTGGGGGTGGAGGCGGGAGGCACCGGGTCGGGGCCGGGGAGGCACGGCAGCACCCTCTGTCTCGGCTCGCCCGGGGTGCTCCACGGCGCCCGTTCCTACCTGCTGCAGGACGAGGACGGCCAGGTGCTGGAAACACATTCCATCTCCGCGGGGCTGGATTACCCCGGCGTGGGCCCGGAGCACTCCTTTCTCAAAGAGAGGGGGCTGGCGGAATACGTGAGCGTGGACGACCGCGAAGCCCTGCGTGCCGTGGAGCTCCTCTGCCGCTGCGAGGGCATCCTGCCCGCCCTGGAGAGCGCCCATGCCGTGGCCTACGCGGCGGCGCTGGCCGCCGCCATGCCCAAGGACTCCTCGTTGGTGGTCTGCCTCTCAGGGCGCGGCGATAAAGACGTTGGCACGCTCATTACGGCGAGGGGGTGTGCGGGATGA
- a CDS encoding tryptophan synthase subunit alpha: MKRVEAARGYGDRPDRMSDEGVRGMKRVEAAFRAARGKRALLIGYATAGFPDLETSRRICSSLLEHCDLLELGIPFSDPVLDGPVIQESSSRALEAGFRVSDAFDLARELRERTEKPLLAMTYYNPVHRMGHEAFAERAARAGFDGLLVPDLPLEEAGGLRAAADSRDLAAVLFASMSTPDDRLRDIAGATRGFLYCFAVKGTTGLRESLSAGLAPFTARVRSLCDIPIALGLGISSPGQCREAGELADAVVVGSALVKACLDALDSGADPAAAAGRLAASLREALG, translated from the coding sequence ATGAAGCGCGTGGAGGCGGCTCGCGGTTACGGCGACCGTCCGGACCGCATGTCGGACGAAGGGGTGCGCGGGATGAAGCGCGTGGAGGCGGCCTTTCGCGCCGCGCGAGGAAAGAGAGCCCTGCTCATCGGGTATGCCACGGCGGGTTTTCCGGACCTCGAGACCTCGCGCCGCATCTGCTCGTCCCTCCTCGAACACTGCGACCTCCTGGAGTTGGGCATACCCTTCTCCGACCCCGTGCTCGACGGCCCGGTGATCCAGGAATCCTCGAGCCGTGCCCTGGAAGCGGGATTCCGGGTAAGCGACGCCTTCGACCTGGCGAGGGAACTGCGTGAAAGGACGGAAAAACCCCTGCTGGCCATGACCTATTACAACCCCGTGCACCGCATGGGACACGAGGCGTTCGCGGAACGGGCCGCGCGGGCCGGGTTCGACGGCCTGCTGGTCCCGGACCTTCCCCTGGAGGAGGCGGGGGGCCTGCGGGCGGCGGCCGATTCCCGCGACCTCGCGGCCGTGCTCTTCGCCTCCATGAGCACTCCCGACGACCGCCTGCGCGACATCGCCGGGGCGACGCGCGGCTTCCTCTACTGCTTCGCGGTGAAGGGGACCACGGGCCTGCGGGAAAGTCTGTCCGCCGGGCTCGCTCCCTTCACGGCCAGGGTGCGCTCCCTCTGCGATATCCCCATCGCGCTGGGACTGGGCATCTCCAGCCCGGGGCAGTGCCGAGAGGCGGGCGAGCTGGCGGACGCGGTGGTGGTGGGAAGCGCACTGGTGAAGGCCTGCCTGGACGCCCTGGACAGCGGAGCCGACCCTGCCGCCGCCGCGGGCCGCCTGGCCGCCTCCCTGCGCGAGGCCCTGGGCTGA
- a CDS encoding DMT family transporter: MSKTLYYLLAFGMGLVIAAHLAMNADVGQKIENARAANAAFWTIGSVVAIIIWLASPGRSAITRLRDVNPLLLLAGAMGAALVLAIAVIIPRIGAGPTNVMQLAGQVIAGVLISHFALWSSPEASISVLKLVGVAVMVGGAYMAVAL; encoded by the coding sequence TTGAGCAAGACACTCTATTACCTGCTGGCCTTCGGGATGGGGCTGGTCATCGCCGCCCACCTGGCCATGAACGCCGACGTGGGCCAGAAGATCGAGAACGCCCGCGCCGCCAACGCCGCCTTCTGGACCATCGGGTCGGTGGTGGCCATCATCATCTGGCTGGCCAGCCCCGGGCGTTCCGCCATCACCAGGCTCAGGGACGTCAACCCCCTCCTCCTGCTGGCGGGGGCCATGGGGGCGGCCCTGGTGCTGGCCATCGCGGTCATCATCCCCAGGATCGGGGCGGGGCCTACCAACGTCATGCAGCTGGCGGGGCAGGTTATCGCCGGGGTCCTCATCAGCCATTTCGCCCTGTGGAGTTCCCCGGAGGCTTCCATCAGCGTCCTCAAGCTGGTGGGGGTGGCGGTGATGGTCGGCGGGGCCTACATGGCGGTGGCACTCTAG
- a CDS encoding MFS transporter translates to MNMEENSGVGGYRTYGYRWVVLLAFGLVLCVQAFLWISFAPIESSVEKVFGVGSGLVRLLALVGPLMFVFLGSLAGDLADRRGFKFTVSLGAVAISLAGIFRAVVPHLGISGKGQYWIILVCQAAIGGGAVFILVNMSKMPIKWFLEEARAAAIGIVTVFFYLGSAVGIPLVTAIAGIPEGATDLSVMSAGVNRVLTVFAAVMAASTVLFIILAREEPPTPSGPVPEEQKLGVFAALGRFLGAPTFQALALVSLIGYGAFVGLTVTMEKIIGYHGFSSSFASFVASALIIGGIIGAGILPGLSERIGLRKPFLILAAAVTVPMGFLIGFVGVKALNLTGAFFLGFFLLSALPVTFTIVGEMEEIGPLFAGSAVGTLMALGNIGSLVIPLGMEALKRSAGETPDYRLSLVLLFVLAVLGMLVVIWRVKETGPRTRR, encoded by the coding sequence ATGAACATGGAGGAGAACTCCGGGGTCGGGGGATACAGGACCTACGGCTACCGCTGGGTGGTGCTGCTGGCCTTCGGGCTGGTGCTCTGCGTACAGGCCTTCCTGTGGATCAGCTTCGCGCCCATAGAGAGCAGCGTGGAGAAGGTCTTCGGGGTGGGCTCGGGGCTGGTCCGGCTCCTGGCCTTGGTGGGGCCGTTGATGTTCGTGTTTTTAGGCTCCCTGGCGGGAGACTTGGCCGACCGGCGCGGCTTCAAGTTCACGGTGTCCCTGGGGGCAGTGGCGATCAGCCTGGCCGGGATCTTCAGGGCGGTGGTGCCGCACCTGGGCATCTCGGGGAAAGGGCAGTACTGGATAATACTGGTATGCCAGGCGGCGATCGGGGGAGGGGCGGTGTTCATCCTGGTGAACATGTCCAAGATGCCCATCAAGTGGTTCCTGGAGGAGGCGCGGGCCGCGGCCATAGGCATAGTCACCGTCTTCTTCTACCTGGGGTCCGCCGTGGGCATCCCCCTGGTGACGGCCATTGCCGGCATCCCGGAGGGCGCCACGGACCTCTCCGTGATGAGCGCAGGCGTCAACCGCGTGCTCACCGTCTTCGCCGCCGTCATGGCGGCGAGCACGGTCCTGTTCATCATCCTCGCACGCGAGGAGCCCCCCACCCCCTCCGGGCCGGTGCCGGAGGAGCAGAAGCTGGGGGTCTTCGCCGCCCTCGGGCGTTTCCTCGGCGCCCCCACCTTCCAGGCCTTGGCCCTGGTCTCGCTGATCGGCTACGGGGCCTTCGTGGGCCTCACCGTGACCATGGAGAAGATCATCGGGTACCACGGCTTCTCGTCCAGCTTCGCCTCCTTCGTCGCCAGCGCCCTCATCATCGGCGGCATCATCGGTGCCGGGATACTGCCGGGACTCTCCGAGAGGATTGGGCTCCGCAAGCCCTTTCTCATCCTCGCCGCGGCGGTGACGGTGCCCATGGGCTTCCTCATCGGTTTCGTGGGCGTGAAGGCGCTTAATCTGACGGGCGCCTTCTTCCTCGGTTTCTTCCTCCTCTCCGCCCTGCCGGTTACCTTCACCATCGTGGGGGAGATGGAGGAGATCGGACCCCTCTTCGCGGGGTCGGCGGTGGGCACGCTCATGGCCCTGGGCAACATAGGTTCCCTAGTCATACCCCTGGGGATGGAGGCGCTGAAGAGGAGCGCCGGGGAGACACCGGACTACCGCCTCTCCCTGGTGCTGCTGTTCGTGCTGGCGGTGCTGGGCATGCTGGTGGTCATCTGGCGGGTGAAGGAGACCGGCCCGCGCACCAGGAGATGA
- a CDS encoding PaaI family thioesterase — protein MQKEMLVMMVEQACPFAREARMRLREIDEGDGRVTLVMEDNPSNLNAFGLVHAGAICGLAETAGGMAIMRYLDPREVMVLNTVFNIRYLHPPRGELRCTARVVEEEASALLEEFRREGRADKALDLKVLDSSGTLVAQAQATFRLIRTPEEYLKYFGG, from the coding sequence ATGCAGAAAGAGATGCTGGTGATGATGGTGGAGCAGGCCTGCCCCTTCGCGCGGGAGGCGCGCATGCGCCTGCGGGAGATAGACGAAGGGGACGGACGGGTCACCCTGGTCATGGAGGACAACCCCTCCAACCTCAACGCCTTCGGGCTGGTGCACGCCGGCGCCATCTGCGGCCTGGCGGAGACGGCGGGGGGTATGGCCATCATGCGCTATCTGGATCCCCGCGAGGTCATGGTCCTGAACACCGTCTTCAACATCCGTTACCTGCACCCCCCGCGCGGCGAGTTGAGGTGCACGGCGCGGGTGGTGGAGGAAGAGGCCTCCGCCCTGCTGGAGGAGTTCAGGCGGGAGGGAAGGGCGGACAAGGCGCTGGACCTCAAGGTCCTGGACTCCTCGGGCACGCTGGTGGCCCAGGCCCAGGCCACCTTCCGCCTCATCCGTACCCCGGAGGAGTACCTGAAATATTTCGGAGGGTGA
- a CDS encoding DUF2088 domain-containing protein yields MKKVEVSDMLWYGNRPMPLSFPDHWDVEVLEPPGFGKPALDARGLARAFEEPIGSPALRELASRAREVAVVFDDMTRPTPVKVVLPHILEALQKAGIPDDNVRFIPALGMHGAMDNIGFRKKLGDEVVERFPVYNHNPYENCEYLGESPSGIPVYINREFMFCDLRIGIGCITPHVHVGFGGGGKIILPGISGVQTIKAFHREVALRGPETMGLGKTEGNVMYAAIAEVTRMSGLQVKVDALVNARGEITDLFVGDPLAEYEVGVKAAREHYATKPAPGKDIVVANAYAKYNEMAICMLMSMMSVNYARGAVVLVVNSPEGQICHYLIRSFGKEYGGEYYMRMGPPPEGIRLIVCSRYPDRTMCDLFAPAECVTVTRTWDETLALLEEEFPGEASVAVIPDGTMQYFA; encoded by the coding sequence ATGAAAAAGGTGGAAGTGTCGGATATGCTGTGGTACGGGAACCGCCCCATGCCTTTGAGCTTCCCGGACCATTGGGATGTCGAGGTCCTGGAGCCCCCGGGCTTCGGAAAGCCCGCCCTGGACGCTCGAGGCCTGGCCCGGGCCTTCGAGGAGCCTATAGGTTCTCCCGCCCTGCGGGAGCTGGCGTCGCGTGCGCGCGAGGTGGCCGTAGTCTTCGACGACATGACCCGTCCCACCCCCGTCAAGGTGGTCCTGCCCCATATCCTGGAAGCCCTGCAGAAGGCGGGCATCCCCGACGACAACGTGCGCTTCATCCCCGCCCTGGGCATGCACGGGGCCATGGACAACATCGGCTTCCGCAAAAAGCTGGGAGACGAGGTGGTGGAGCGGTTCCCGGTCTACAACCACAATCCCTACGAGAACTGCGAGTACCTGGGGGAGAGCCCCAGCGGCATTCCCGTGTACATCAACCGCGAGTTCATGTTCTGCGACCTGCGTATCGGTATCGGATGCATCACCCCCCACGTGCATGTGGGATTCGGGGGCGGGGGGAAGATAATCCTGCCGGGCATAAGCGGGGTGCAGACCATCAAGGCTTTCCATCGCGAGGTAGCCCTGCGGGGGCCGGAGACCATGGGCCTGGGAAAGACGGAGGGCAACGTGATGTACGCGGCGATCGCCGAGGTGACCAGGATGTCGGGATTGCAGGTCAAGGTGGACGCCCTCGTCAACGCCCGCGGCGAGATAACCGACCTCTTCGTGGGGGACCCGTTGGCGGAATATGAGGTAGGGGTGAAGGCGGCGAGGGAGCATTACGCCACCAAGCCCGCACCGGGCAAAGACATCGTGGTCGCCAACGCCTATGCCAAGTACAACGAGATGGCCATCTGCATGCTCATGTCCATGATGAGCGTGAACTACGCCCGCGGCGCCGTCGTGCTCGTGGTCAACAGCCCGGAGGGACAGATATGCCACTACCTCATCCGGAGCTTCGGCAAGGAATACGGCGGGGAATACTACATGCGCATGGGGCCGCCTCCGGAGGGAATAAGGCTCATCGTCTGCTCTCGCTATCCCGACAGGACCATGTGCGACCTCTTCGCCCCCGCGGAGTGCGTTACCGTTACCCGCACCTGGGATGAGACCCTCGCGCTGCTGGAGGAGGAGTTCCCGGGCGAGGCCTCCGTGGCGGTGATCCCAGACGGCACCATGCAGTATTTCGCCTGA